A window of Cryptomeria japonica chromosome 3, Sugi_1.0, whole genome shotgun sequence contains these coding sequences:
- the LOC131034341 gene encoding F-box/kelch-repeat protein At2g44130-like codes for MEIIPGLPEDLGMQCLVRVPYRYHCNLRAVCKSWNALLSCQHFYQQRQRHGQCEEGVVSLCESKETESDFDVIIYYPLAQWLERLPQIPTEFKLIYTEYHRCVFVRSTKQLVVVGIFNSRSEKDCVLIFDFLSRRWRLGADMPYSRYFFACAASPSEGHVYVGGGDVHSGYQRLEGFVYNVEENKWDFLPSPMNSDYIIADADDDDYFSIGVFLDDKFYVVHRESERAQVYDPHSGLWNNINNDGNARYIHSCVAAVKEIWWLGWSGREKGWIDVKEIDIVSNSKSRAGQFAVANNIGGFFVSTVNCTNRVEYFYFDPRGSGDRHRWFRDSSFIFSSPSVQI; via the coding sequence ATGGAAATAATTCCGGGGCTTCCAGAAGATTTAGGGATGCAATGCTTGGTGAGGGTTCCATACAGATACCACTGCAATCTTAGGGCCGTCTGCAAGAGCTGGAATGCTCTTCTCAGCTGCCAACACTTTTATCAACAGCGACAGCGCCATGGGCAGTGCGAGGAAGGAGTAGTTTCCCTTTGCGAATCCAAAGAAACTGAAAGTGATTTCGATGTAATTATTTACTACCCGCTTGCGCAGTGGTTGGAAAGGTTGCCTCAAATCCCAACAGAATTCAAACTAATATACACGGAGTATCATCGTTGCGTGTTCGTTAGATCGACAAAACAGCTGGTTGTGGTGGGGATTTTTAACAGCCGCAGCGAAAAAGATTGTgtgttgatatttgattttttatctCGGAGATGGCGGCTGGGCGCCGACATGCCATACAGTAGATATTTCTTTGCATGCGCCGCCTCACCAAGTGAAGGACACGTCTATGTTGGCGGCGGTGACGTCCACAGTGGGTATCAACGATTAGAAGGTTTTGTTTACAATGTAGAGGAAAACAAGTGGGACTTTCTTCCTAGTCCTATGAATTCTGATTACATCATagctgatgctgatgatgatgattattTTAGTATCGGTGTTTTTCTTGATGACAAGTTTTATGTAGTCCACCGTGAAAGCGAAAGAGCGCAAGTTTATGATCCTCACAGTGGCCTATGGAATAACATAAATAATGATGGTAATGCTCGTTATATTCACAGCTGTGTAGCTGCTGTTAAGGAGATTTGGTGGTTAGGCTGGAGTGGTCGTGAAAAGGGCTGGATAGACGTGAAGGAAATCGATATTGTGAGCAACTCAAAGTCTAGAGCTGGGCAATTTGCTGTTGCCAACAATATTGGTGGCTTTTTTGTAAGTACTGTTAATTGCACGAATCGTGTTGAGTATTTTTATTTTGATCCCCGTGGGAGCGGAGATAGACATAGATGGTTTCGTGATAGCAGTTTTATATTTTCATCGCCTTCTGTCCAAATTTAA